The following are encoded in a window of Bacteroidota bacterium genomic DNA:
- a CDS encoding RNA-binding protein, whose protein sequence is MTIYVGNISYSMKEEELANVFKEFGTVVSVKIISDKYSNRSKGYGFVEMENDSDGDAAINALNGKEVGGRSIKVNKAHPRKEAEPVTQQPTRE, encoded by the coding sequence ATGACTATTTATGTTGGTAACATCTCTTACTCTATGAAAGAGGAAGAATTGGCAAATGTTTTCAAAGAATTTGGTACCGTAGTGTCGGTAAAAATCATTTCCGACAAGTATAGTAACCGTTCAAAGGGTTATGGATTTGTTGAAATGGAAAATGACTCTGATGGAGATGCAGCAATTAATGCATTGAATGGAAAAGAAGTGGGTGGAAGAAGCATTAAGGTTAATAAAGCTCATCCACGTAAAGAAGCAGAGCCTGTCACTCAACAACCGACGCGAGAGTAA
- a CDS encoding DNA translocase FtsK 4TM domain-containing protein, which translates to MAKNTESKDKGNTKKQRFSLSDERVKITAGLLVVFFAAFLTLAFISFLFTWKVDQSFEWSRTFSSSSIVVENWSGKTGARIANLFMNKWFGIASFSFPFLMFLIGFHLLHIKTLPLWKTIKHTLIITVLLSFTLGFFFGATNGFLGSGLGGGHGYIMSHWFDAFIGKVGTFFLLASVIFAYVVFSFDNVLPALKRLLKSTQNQEKNIAEGIKEEVNQFAEDIPEEQKEEKMILNDDVEFTAQKSFVEKEDEEVEGVGEIGELQPVPLVADPGFTVMDTPLDPVEDADSALEAMGEYDPTLDLSHYKFPGLDLLEDHKSENSEVSNDELINNKNKIVETLGNYKIPITKIKATIGPTVTLYEIVPAPGIRISKIKNLEDDIALSLAALGIRIIAPIPGKGTIGIEVPNMKPEIVSMRSILASRRFQESKYELPIALGKTISNETYVFDLTAMPHLLVAGATGQGKSVGLNAMITSLLYKKHPSQLKFVLVDPKKVELTLYSKIEKYFLAKLPDSEEAIITDTQKVINTLNSLTIEMDQRYDLLKMAHVRNIKEYNTKFIARKLNPEYGHRYLPYIVVIIDEFADLIMTAGREIETPIARLAQLARAIGIHLIIATQRPTTNIITGVIKANFPARVAFRVSSAIDSRTILDGPGANQLVGRGDMLIAAGDMKRIQCAFIDISEIEHITDFISRQQSYPSAMLLPEFSGTEGATAEVDLNKRDEMFDEAARLVVMHQQGSTSLIQRKFSIGYNRAGRIMDQLEAANIVGPNEGSKARQVLYTDEYSLEQYLNTLK; encoded by the coding sequence ATGGCGAAAAATACAGAGTCCAAAGATAAAGGCAATACGAAAAAACAACGTTTTTCACTTAGTGATGAACGGGTCAAAATAACCGCGGGTTTACTTGTTGTTTTTTTTGCTGCATTTCTTACCCTGGCATTTATTTCTTTCCTTTTCACCTGGAAGGTAGATCAGAGTTTTGAATGGTCCAGGACATTTTCAAGTTCTTCCATTGTGGTTGAAAACTGGTCGGGAAAAACAGGGGCAAGGATTGCCAATCTCTTTATGAATAAGTGGTTTGGCATTGCATCCTTTTCCTTTCCTTTTCTTATGTTCCTGATAGGGTTTCATCTACTGCATATAAAAACCCTGCCTCTTTGGAAGACAATCAAACATACTTTAATTATTACGGTTTTGTTATCCTTTACCCTGGGTTTCTTTTTTGGTGCCACCAATGGCTTTTTGGGCAGCGGCTTAGGGGGAGGACATGGATATATCATGTCTCATTGGTTTGATGCATTTATCGGCAAGGTGGGTACTTTTTTCCTTTTGGCCTCTGTTATTTTTGCTTATGTGGTTTTTTCCTTTGATAATGTGTTGCCGGCTTTAAAGCGTCTTCTGAAAAGTACACAGAACCAGGAGAAAAATATTGCCGAAGGAATCAAAGAGGAAGTAAATCAATTTGCTGAGGATATACCCGAAGAACAAAAGGAGGAAAAGATGATCTTAAATGATGATGTGGAATTTACAGCACAAAAATCATTTGTTGAGAAGGAGGATGAAGAAGTTGAGGGAGTTGGCGAAATTGGCGAACTGCAACCCGTTCCGCTTGTTGCTGACCCCGGTTTCACGGTCATGGATACCCCCTTGGATCCTGTAGAGGATGCTGATTCAGCTCTGGAAGCAATGGGCGAATATGATCCCACTTTGGACTTGTCTCATTATAAATTTCCCGGCCTTGATTTACTTGAAGACCATAAGTCTGAAAATTCGGAAGTGAGCAATGATGAGCTGATCAACAATAAGAATAAGATTGTTGAAACATTGGGCAATTATAAAATTCCCATTACCAAGATCAAAGCCACCATTGGCCCTACGGTTACCTTGTATGAAATTGTCCCGGCACCGGGCATCCGGATTTCAAAAATCAAGAATCTGGAGGATGATATTGCCCTGAGTTTGGCTGCTTTAGGCATTAGGATTATCGCGCCTATTCCCGGAAAAGGCACTATAGGAATTGAGGTCCCGAACATGAAGCCTGAAATCGTTTCTATGCGCTCCATCCTTGCCTCACGCCGTTTCCAGGAATCAAAATACGAATTGCCTATTGCTTTGGGGAAAACCATTTCAAATGAAACTTATGTGTTCGACCTCACAGCCATGCCTCATTTGCTGGTAGCCGGTGCTACCGGACAGGGAAAGTCTGTGGGATTAAACGCCATGATTACCTCATTGCTGTATAAGAAACACCCTTCACAATTGAAGTTCGTGCTGGTAGATCCCAAAAAAGTGGAGTTGACCTTATATTCAAAAATAGAGAAATATTTTCTGGCCAAACTGCCTGATTCTGAAGAGGCAATTATTACCGATACCCAAAAGGTCATCAATACATTGAATTCTCTGACCATAGAAATGGACCAACGCTACGATCTATTGAAAATGGCCCATGTAAGAAACATTAAGGAATATAATACAAAATTTATTGCCCGTAAGCTGAACCCTGAATATGGTCACCGTTATCTGCCTTATATCGTTGTGATAATAGATGAATTTGCTGATTTGATTATGACAGCGGGCCGCGAAATTGAAACACCAATTGCCAGGCTTGCTCAGTTGGCCCGGGCCATTGGAATACACCTGATTATTGCAACACAACGTCCTACGACAAATATCATTACCGGTGTGATTAAGGCCAATTTCCCTGCCCGTGTAGCTTTCAGGGTGTCCTCTGCAATAGATTCTCGAACCATCCTGGATGGGCCAGGGGCCAACCAATTGGTAGGCCGTGGCGATATGTTGATTGCTGCAGGGGATATGAAAAGAATCCAATGCGCATTTATTGATATCTCTGAAATTGAACATATCACTGATTTTATTTCCCGGCAACAGTCCTATCCTTCAGCCATGCTTTTACCTGAGTTTTCAGGAACAGAAGGGGCTACCGCAGAAGTCGATTTGAATAAAAGAGATGAAATGTTTGATGAAGCTGCCCGGTTGGTGGTGATGCACCAGCAAGGTTCAACCTCCCTGATCCAAAGGAAATTTTCCATTGGATACAACAGAGCCGGCAGAATAATGGATCAACTCGAAGCAGCTAATATCGTTGGCCCCAATGAAGGGAGCAAAGCCCGGCAGGTGTTGTATACCGATGAATATTCTTTGGAACAATATTTGAATACCTTAAAATAA
- a CDS encoding outer membrane lipoprotein carrier protein LolA, with product MMKFWINLLILSFSLSAFGQHDPKAKEILSRFSAKSKSYSAIKADFSISNINLQNKKKSHQQGSIILKGNKYKLNLMGSEVISDGRTVWNYLPESNEVNISKAGSQKDESVLNNPSRLFRIYDKEYKYKFLREFTEGGKVLYEIDLFPFDLKKSYSRVRLQIEKESLELHSAKVFLKDGNQTTISISKFVPDFKVSSTDFTFDKKKHPKVEVNDMRF from the coding sequence ATGATGAAGTTTTGGATTAATCTGTTAATTTTATCGTTTTCATTGTCGGCATTTGGTCAGCATGATCCCAAAGCCAAAGAGATTCTCAGCCGTTTTTCAGCAAAATCAAAATCTTATTCTGCTATTAAGGCTGACTTCTCTATTTCTAATATCAACCTTCAGAACAAAAAAAAGTCCCATCAGCAGGGAAGTATTATTTTGAAAGGGAATAAATACAAGTTGAATCTGATGGGGTCTGAAGTGATTTCGGATGGCCGTACGGTCTGGAATTATTTACCAGAATCGAACGAAGTGAACATCTCAAAAGCCGGATCCCAAAAGGATGAAAGTGTTTTAAATAATCCTTCCCGTTTGTTCCGTATTTATGACAAAGAGTACAAATACAAGTTTTTGAGGGAATTTACTGAAGGAGGGAAAGTACTGTATGAAATAGACCTTTTCCCGTTCGATTTAAAGAAGAGTTATTCTAGGGTAAGGCTTCAGATTGAAAAAGAATCCCTGGAATTGCATTCGGCTAAGGTCTTTTTAAAAGATGGAAACCAGACAACCATAAGTATTAGCAAGTTTGTTCCTGATTTTAAAGTAAGTTCAACGGATTTTACCTTTGATAAAAAGAAACATCCGAAAGTTGAAGTAAACGACATGAGATTTTAG
- the argF gene encoding ornithine carbamoyltransferase has product MAFNLRNRNFLKLLDFSSEEIRFLLKLSAELKIEKYSGAERPMLKGKNIALIFEKTSTRTRCAFEVAAHDQGAQVTYLGPTGSQIGIKESMKDTARVLGRMFDGIEYRGFGQDIVEELAQYAGVPVWNGLTNEFHPTQALADVLTMTEKVDKPVNKISFCFSGDAKNNVGNSLMVIAAKLGMDYRAAAPKECQPNEDLVKTCEDIAKKTGGKITITDDINVAVKGADFLYTDVWVSMGEPESLWEKRINLLKPYQVNKKLMDMTGNPNVKFLHCLPAYHDRNTKIGEQVYQKFGLDALEVTNEIFESESSVVFDEAENRIHTIKAVMVATLGC; this is encoded by the coding sequence ATGGCATTTAATTTAAGAAACCGGAATTTTTTAAAATTGCTGGATTTTTCTTCAGAAGAAATTCGTTTTTTATTGAAACTTTCAGCCGAATTAAAAATCGAAAAATATAGCGGAGCCGAAAGGCCCATGTTAAAAGGCAAAAATATTGCCTTGATTTTCGAAAAAACCTCGACGCGTACCCGCTGTGCATTTGAAGTAGCCGCGCACGACCAGGGTGCACAGGTAACTTATTTGGGGCCAACCGGTTCACAGATAGGCATTAAAGAATCCATGAAAGATACGGCAAGGGTTTTGGGAAGGATGTTCGATGGCATAGAATATCGCGGTTTTGGGCAGGATATTGTGGAAGAACTTGCCCAATATGCCGGAGTACCCGTCTGGAATGGCCTGACCAATGAATTTCACCCCACCCAGGCATTGGCCGATGTATTGACCATGACAGAAAAAGTAGACAAGCCGGTGAATAAAATATCATTTTGCTTTTCTGGAGATGCAAAGAACAATGTTGGGAACTCATTGATGGTTATTGCCGCCAAACTGGGCATGGATTACCGTGCTGCCGCGCCCAAAGAATGTCAGCCCAATGAAGACCTGGTAAAAACCTGCGAGGACATTGCCAAAAAAACCGGAGGGAAAATAACCATCACCGATGACATCAATGTAGCTGTAAAAGGAGCGGATTTTCTCTATACCGATGTATGGGTTTCCATGGGAGAACCCGAAAGCCTGTGGGAAAAAAGGATAAATCTTCTGAAACCTTATCAGGTGAATAAAAAATTAATGGATATGACGGGAAATCCTAATGTTAAATTTTTACATTGTTTGCCTGCTTACCACGACAGAAACACCAAAATAGGGGAACAGGTTTATCAAAAATTCGGATTGGATGCTTTGGAAGTAACAAATGAAATTTTCGAATCAGAGAGCTCTGTAGTCTTCGATGAGGCTGAAAATAGGATTCATACAATAAAAGCTGTTATGGTTGCCACACTGGGTTGTTAA
- a CDS encoding DMT family protein: MKGFYTICLLIVSNIFMTFAWYGHLKLNQFNWFRHLSLLAIVLISWSIALFEYFFQVPANRIGFKGDGGPFSLMQLKVIQEVITLVVFTCFSLVFFKNETLKLHHLIGFSFLVLAVYFIFKD; encoded by the coding sequence ATGAAAGGTTTTTATACAATCTGTTTGTTAATTGTTTCTAATATTTTCATGACCTTTGCCTGGTACGGTCATTTGAAACTTAATCAATTTAACTGGTTTCGCCATCTCAGCCTGTTGGCCATAGTGTTAATCAGCTGGAGCATAGCCCTTTTTGAGTATTTTTTCCAGGTTCCGGCAAATAGAATCGGATTTAAAGGTGATGGAGGACCTTTTTCATTGATGCAATTAAAGGTTATTCAGGAGGTAATTACTCTGGTTGTTTTTACCTGTTTTTCCCTGGTATTTTTTAAAAATGAAACGCTCAAGTTGCATCATCTCATTGGCTTCTCCTTTTTGGTCTTAGCGGTGTATTTTATATTCAAAGACTGA